From a region of the Corvus cornix cornix isolate S_Up_H32 chromosome 2, ASM73873v5, whole genome shotgun sequence genome:
- the LOC104686534 gene encoding phthioceranic/hydroxyphthioceranic acid synthase-like, whose product MHNCLTGLTLLLSCAAQEMEIETAEEVAIVGIGCNFPGGDGIDNFWKVLEEGKNCTVEIPPERFNAKEWYDPDDNKPGKICTTRAALLDEFNSFDNHLFGINNMEAERMDPQQKLLIECTYKALEDAGVPVESVSGTRTGVFIGLMNRDYEIITSRAVSEINHYDGTGTAMSIAANRVSFTFNLTGPSLTVDTACSSFLFALHYALRAIKSGDCEAAICGGVNCIIDPRTFVSLSKAKMISPEGISKPFSKKADGYGRGEGCGVVFLKPLQKAKEDYSKIWGVINISAVNQNGRSMTPITRPSQIEQEKLLRSIYESRVDPSVVQYIEAHGTGTAAGDPTEAESLGSVISKNRSSRVSILKIGSVKGNIGHTESAAGAAGLIKVLLMMHHGKIVPSLHYSKEMSSIDAEKLNLAVATAVEPWEESSEYGRVAGINCFGFGGTNAHVVVRQVKQPEALPAFKKPLELVLLSAASRRSLQMAMADTAEQLSTRSSVTLPSLAYTSACRRSHASYRYRKAFVTNSLQHLQQELKLAAGTEPAMSKVEPQLVFVFCGNGVTLQEFSEALLSSEPVFRDKCKEIEDLFQQHAAISLLPGRNRSSKDLLNPELSQPLLFALQVAVASLLKHWGIKPIAAVGHSVGEVAAAHIAGYLSLADAVKVIYHRSRLQAKTASGRMLVVGNIPVEEIAERLHPYSGKVCIAAFNSPVSCTLSGSVGTVEAVQRDLAEAFRQRNIFLHVLNIPVAYHSPSMDMILGELEEKIEPLEKQKGEIEVISTLTGVAASENDFIQGRFWAQHTREPVAFTQAIQSAARGRENVVFVEISPHRALQRSIKETLGKGTKVMSSLQTDVEYQTLFTLVGNLFELGYNPNWQHFYNGYQSVPVAIPRYQFDRQKLMACLDIHQQANQRGVSASHPLIYGINSDNVEFGCLVSQDTTPYLYEHKNNGVALVPGAFYVELGLASVMSNSRPKVPLSTCQLSISFSAPCVLTQSSQVLSIKLSPQKAMTTFEVLSSSSVVYAAGQVAKQPETVVEESSISFPAIYRRCRSVISREEVYEALSQVGFQYGSIFRQLSDVHYCQELKEAITSIKVNEETVRDMYSYCMHPVLLDCFLQMTAVLTSRTFQSRAGFPSGIGSLVVLRPLEEEMMIYMRMSKSTGNCLEVCGCFVGKHGSVLAELKRVAITFVKEASSRDNEFLFENKWKEVSLSQTIGHLGFKPRVAMFADRFGLAEQLKKYLHPASRYVMYEDWECLVEGQTQNKMRAEVEAYDEILFLWGIQKLNEDFPREAVDQLAKCCEAYRQVVVALREKTSRCSIRVITYRTTERYVDHVNCGFALYGMTRTCIVEVPEITFQLIDLSSSTSLDISVLADVLVKYKGGDYPEVCISQGRIYVSEIRRTPFVDAGYNQPVRSLQKSQTFTLYTSDAYAAKDLSGELSTGTATQLDKESVEIQVDKICLHSEDYFPISVSSCNFGNTLYWNSQAGDRHRLLALDFSGTVTATGIDVRKVKVGDHVVSCYPTAASSRVQIPATVCFNAKKFPFLQSVPCVSYFIIAWEIFTQRLPKGKHGRTLGIITTEPSSVLCHVLSAAAEEMGWRTVLAKPAPNVFQYINLCNALVLLPPVNRLSLEDLAHMYFLKDVVMVCGNQQSECIQNVSEIDHENISFHVLVVSSLFRKAPLKELHKTVHAWVSSMDMKQFRHLSGSVFQQMENFEGLNSVMSYFTCTSVPLAVLRRQKDISVLSDIPLYEPQRQLFKQNAVYVVVGGLTGLGFETVKFIAENGGGCIAILSRRIPSSEKQEEMRALQQQYKGSKVVSVQCDVTLTGDVEKAFQSIANTFVGSPIKGVFQSAVALHDGHLEVLRLADFHKVLSPKVAGTLNLHWATRGQELDYFVCYSSVTSFLGNATQTNYAAANSFLDLFCLYRRNCGLSGQAINWGALNLGILLNQSHIQSILGSKGIDILQVHEIHEYLRKTLLINNPQQAVVKLNFQALYHHVFTQIISLNGRFVSLMSEDFRNKIGTSEETEVPETAFLKSEDYITSLVSDLTGVNADELTMNTPLSSLGIDSMLAMTIQNRVFQERKVDIPLVKLLDPHTTLSSLVVVLEETSNANGTVEKKNAVVESAENESWL is encoded by the exons ATGCATAATTGTTTGACTGGACTGACACTACTCCTGTCTTGTGCAGCCCAGGAGATGGAGATTGAGACTGCAGAGGAAGTTGCTATTGTTGGAATAGGATGCAACTTTCCCGGAG GAGATGGAATTGACAATTTCTGGAAAGTCCTGGAGGAAGGCAAAAACTGCACGGTAGAAATCCCCCCCGAGAGATTTAATGCCAAGGAATGGTATGATCCAGATGATAACAAGCCAGGAAAAATATGTACAACACGAGCTGCTCTTCTCGATGA ATTTAATTCATTTGACAACCACCTCTTTGGGATTAATAATATGGAAGCTGAACGCATGGACCCACAGCAGAAGTTACTGATAGAGTGCACATACAAAGCCCTGGAGGATGCAGGAGTTCCTGTAGAATCTGTCAGTGGCACCAGAACAGGTGTTTTTATTG GTCTCATGAATCGAGACTATGAAATCATaaccagcagagcagtgagtgAAATAAATCATTATGATGGTACTGGAACAGCAATGAGCATTGCTGCCAACAGGGTCTCTTTCACATTTAATCTGACTGGACCGTCCCTGACTGTTGACACTGCGtgttcatcttttctttttgctctgcaCTACGCCTTGCGAGCCATTAAATCAG GAGACTGTGAGGCAGCAATCTGTGGTGGGGTGAACTGCATCATCGATCCCCGCACCTTTGTGTCTCTCAGTAAAGCAAAAATGATCTCTCCGGAGGGCATAAGCAAACCCTTCTCCAAGAAGGCAGATGGCTATGGAAGGGGAGAAGGCTGCGGTGTTGTTTTCCTCAAACCACTGCAAAAG GCAAAGGAAGACTACAGCAAAATCTGGGGTGTGATAAACATCAGTGCGGTCAATCAGAATGGCAGGTCCATGACTCCGATCACGAGACCGTCTCAAATAGAGCAAGAGAAGTTACTGCGCAGCATTTATGAAAGTCGTGTTGATCCCTCAGTTGTGCAGTACATTGAAGCCCATGGCACCGGAACTGCTGCTGGAGATCCTACTGAAGCTGAAAGCCTGGGTAGTGTCATTAGCAAGAACAGGTCTTCCCGAGTTTCCATTCTGAAAATCGGTTCAGTGAAAGGAAATATTGGGCACACAGAATcggctgctggagcagccggGTTGATCAAAGTGCTCCTGATGATGCATCATGGAAAGATTGTTCCATCCTTGCATTACTCGAAGGAGATGAGCAGCATCGATGCAGAGAAATTAAACCTTGCCGTGGCCACAGCTGTAGAGCCCTGGGAAGAATCCAGTGAGTACGGAAGAGTAGCTGGCATCAACTGCTTTGGATTTGGAGGAACCAATGCTCATGTTGTAGTCAGGCAGGTGAAGCAGCCAGAGGCTCTTCCTGCCTTTAAGAAGCCCCTGGAATTAgttctgctgtcagcagcatcCCGTAGGTCCCTCCAGATGGCAATGGCAGATACAGCTGAGCAGCTGAGCACAAGGAGCTCTGTAACTCTCCCAAGCCTGGCCTATACATCTGCCTGCAGAAGAAGCCATGCCAGCTACAGGTACCGAAAAGCGTTTGTCACAAATTCCCTCCAACACTTGCAGCAAGAGCTTAAGTTGGCGGCGGGCACTGAACCTGCCATGTCCAAGGTGGAACCACAGCTGGTGTTTGTGTTCTGTGGCAATGGTGTCACGCTGCAGGAGTTCAGTGAGGCACTGCTGAGCTCAGAGCCAGTGTTCAGAGACAAGTGTAAGGAGATAGAAGACCTTTTTCAGCAGCACGCTGCCATcagcctcctgccagggagAAATCGTAGCTCAAAGGACTTGTTGAATCCAGAGCTTTCCCAGCCCTTGCTGTTTGCCCTGCAGGTTGCTGTAGCTTCCCTCCTGAAGCACTGGGGTATTAAGCCCATTGCTGCTGTTGGCCACTCAGTGGGGGAAGTTGCTGCTGCACATATTGCTGGGTACCTTTCGCTGGCAGATGCAGTCAAAGTCATTTATCACCGGAGCAGGCTGCAGGCAAAGACTGCCAGTGGCAGAATGTTGGTGGTTGGAAACATCCCTGTTGAAGAGATTGCTGAACGCCTGCATCCCTATTCGGGAAAGGTGTGCATTGCTGCTTTCAACAGCCCCGTTTCCTGCACCTTGTCTGGGAGTGTAGGCACTGTGGAAGCTGTCCAGAGAGACTTAGCTGAAGCTTTCAGACAGAGAAACATCTTTcttcatgttttaaatattcCAGTTGCATACCACAGCCCCAGCATGGATATGATCCTCGgggagctggaagaaaaaatagagcctttagaaaagcagaagggGGAGATTGAAGTGATTTCAACACTGACTGGTGTGGCTGCATCTGAAAACGACTTTATTCAGGGCAGATTCTGGGCGCAGCATACACGTGAGCCTGTTGCTTTCACACAAGCCATCCAAAGtgcagccagaggcagggaaaacGTGGTGTTTGTGGAAATAAGTCCTCACCGAGCATTGCAGCGAAGCATAAAGGAAACTCTAGGAAAAGGCACAAAGGTGATGTCCTCTTTGCAAACGGATGTAGAATATCAGACGCTCTTCACTCTGGTAGGAAATCTGTTTGAACTGGGGTATAATCCCAACTGGCAGCACTTTTATAACGGGTATCAAAGTGTTCCGGTGGCCATTCCACGGTATCAGTTTGATCGCCAAAAACTCATGGCCTGTCTGGATATCCACCAGCAAGCAAACCAAAGAGGTGTCAGTGCCAGTCATCCTTTGATTTATGGCATAAACAGTGACAATGTGGAGTTTGGCTGCCTGGTGTCCCAGGACACAACGCCATACTTATATGAGCACAAGAACAATGGGGTGGCCTTAGTCCCTGGTGCTTTCTATGTGGAGCTTGGTCTGGCCTCTGTGATGAGCAATTCAAGGCCTAAAGTGCCTCTGAGCACTTGCCAGCTGAGTATCAGTTTTTCTGCGCCGTGTGTTCTCACGCAGAGTTCCCAAGTGCTGAGTATCAAGCTGAGTCCGCAAAAAGCCATGACAACCTTTGAGGTTCTCTCTTCCTCCAGCGTGGTTTATGCTGCTGGCCAAGTGGCAAAGCAGCCTGAAACTGTGGTGGAAGAAAGCAGCATCTCCTTCCCAGCCATCTATCGAAGATGCAGGTCAGTGATTAGCAGAGAGGAGGTTTATGAAGCACTGTCTCAGGTTGGCTTTCAGTATGGCTCCATATTCAGGCAGCTCAGTGATGTGCATTATTGCCAGGAGCTAAAGGAAGCTATAACCAGCATAAAGGTGAATGAGGAGACCGTCAGAGACATGTACAGCTACTGTATGCACCCAGTGCTGCTCGACTGTTTTCTGCAGATGACCGCTGTCTTGACCTCAAGGACATTCCAGTCCAGAGCAGGCTTTCCCTCAGGGATAGGCAGCCTGGTGGTGCTCCGCCCACTGGAGGAAGAAATGATGATATATATGAGAATGAGCAAGTCCACTGGAAACTGCCTTGAGGTCTGTGGGTGCTTTGTGGGCAAACACGGCTCTGTTTTGGCTGAGCTCAAGCGTGTTGCCATCACTTTCGTGAAGGAAGCATCTTCCAGAGACAATGAATTCCTGTTTGAAAACAAGTGGAAAGAAGTCTCTCTTTCACAGACAATTGGACATCTGGGGTTTAAGCCCAGAGTCGCCATGTTTGCAGACAGATTTGGGCTGGCTGAGCAGCTCAAAAAGTACTTGCATCCTGCTTCGAGATATGTTATGTATGAAGACTGGGAATGCCTCGTGGAAGGCCAGACACAGAATAAAATGAGAGCAGAGGTTGAGGCTTATGATGAAATCCTCTTCCTGTGGGGAATTCAAAAGTTAAATGAAGACTTCCCAAGGGAAGCGGTAGATCAGTTGGCAAAGTGCTGTGAAGCCTATCGCCAGGTAGTGGTGGCACTAAGAGAGAAGACATCCCGCTGTTCCATCAGAGTGATCACCTACAGAACAACGGAAAGATATGTGGACCACGTTAACTGTGGGTTTGCATTATATGGCATGACCAGAACTTGTATTGTTGAAGTTCCAGAAATCACATTTCAGTTGATTGACCTCAGCTCTTCCACCTCCCTGGACATCTCAGTGCTAGCAGATGTTCTTGTCAAATACAAAGGTGGGGACTATCCAGAAGTTTGCATCAGCCAGGGAAGGATTTATGTGTCCGAAATCAGACGCACACCTTTTGTAGATGCAGGTTACAACCAACCCGTAAGATCTCTCCAGAAATCACAAACGTTCACTTTGTACACTTCTGATGCGTACGCAGCAAAAGACTTGTCTGGGGAATTATCCACCGGCACTGCTACTCAGCTGGACAAAGAGAGTGTTGAAATTCAAGTGGATAAAATTTGTCTCCACTCAGAAGATTATTTTCCCATTAGTGTTTCTAGCTGCAACTTTGGTAATACACTGTATTGGAACTCACAAGCGGGAGACAGACACAGACTTTTAGCTCTTGATTTCAGTGGCACAGTCACTGCAACAGGCATTGACGTGAGAAAAGTGAAAGTGGGAGATCATGTGGTTTCATGTTATCCCACTGCTGCATCATCCAGAGTTCAGATTCCAGCAACAGTTTGTTTCAATGCAAAGAAATTCCCCTTCCTCCAGAGTGTTCCTTGTGTGTCATACTTCATCATTGCATGGGAAATTTTCACTCAGAGGTTACCCAAGGGGAAACATGGCAGAACTTTGGGTATTATAACTACAGAGCCATCATCGGTTTTGTGCCACgttctttctgcagcagcagaagaaatgggTTGGAGGACAGTCCTTGCAAAGCCCGCTCCTAACGTATTCCAGTATATCAACCTGTGCAATGCCCTTGTTCTTCTTCCTCCAGTGAACAGACTGTCTTTGGAGGATCTGGCCCACATGTACTTTCTTAAAGATGTGGTGATGGTGTGTGGCAATCAACAGTCCGAATGTATCCAGAATGTCAGTGAAATTGATCATGAAAACATCAGCTTTCATGTCCTTGTCGTTTCCAGCCTTTTCCGGAAAGCACCTCTAAAGGAATTGCACAAGACTGTACATGCCTGGGTCAGTTCCATGGATATGAAACAGTTTAGACATCTCTCGGgttctgtttttcagcagaTGGAGAACTTTGAAGGGCTAAACTCTGTGATGTCCTATTTTACCTGCACTTCTGTTCCCCTTGCTGTCCTGAGAAGGCAGAAGGACATCAGTGTGCTTTCAGATATCCCGTTGTACGAGCCCCAGAGGCAGCTGTTCAAGCAGAACGCTGTTTATGTAGTAGTCGGGGGGCTCACTGGACTTGGCTTTGAAACGGTGAAATTCATAGCTGAGAATGGAGGAGGGTGTATTGCAATACTCTCCAGGAGAATTCCCAGCAGCGAGAAGCAAGAAGAGATGAgggctttgcagcagcagtACAAAGGGAGCAAAGTAGTGTCTGTGCAGTGTGACGTGACTTTGACCGGTGATGTTGAGAAGGCTTTCCAGTCCATTGCCAACACCTTTGTGGGGAGTCCGATCAAAGGTGTATTCCAAAGTGCTGTTGCTTTGCACGATGGCCACCTTGAAGTCCTGAGGCTGGCTGACTTTCACAAAGTGCTGAGCCCAAAGGTCGCAGGGACCCTAAATCTTCACTGGGCTACCagaggccaggagctggactaCTTTGTGTGCTACTCCTCTGTTACTTCCTTTCTGGGCAATGCCACCCAGACAAACTATGCAGCTGCAAACTCTTTCCTGGATCTCTTCTGCCTCTACCGGAGGAACTGTGGGCTTTCAGGCCAGGCCATTAACTGGGGTGCTTTGAACCTTGGCATTCTGCTCAATCAAAGCCACATTCAGAGCATCCTGGGATCCAAGGGCATAGACATTCTGCAAGTGCATGAAATTCATGAGTATCTCAGGAAGACCTTACTTATAAACAACCCGCAGCAAGCTGTTGTCAAATTGAACTTTCAAGCTTTGTATCATCATGTTTTTACTCAGATTATTTCACTCAATGGTCGCTTTGTATCACTTATGTCAGAAGATTTCAGGAACAAGATTGGAACCTCTGAGGAAACTGAAGTCCCAGAGACTGCCTTTCTCAAATCCGAGGACTACATCACCTCACTGGTGAGTGACCTCACAGGAGTGAACGCAGATGAACTAACCATGAATACACCACTTTCATCTTTGGGCATAGACTCTATGTTAGCTATGACAATTCAGAACCGTGTCTTTCAAGAGAGAAAGGTGGACATACCTCTTGTGAAACTGCTTGATCCTCACACAACCCTGTCAAGTTTAGTGGTAGTTTTGGAAGAAACAAGCAATGCAAATGGAACAGTTGAAAAGAAGAATGCTGTGGTTGAAAGTGCAGAAAATGAGAGCTGGCTATAG